A genome region from Camelina sativa cultivar DH55 chromosome 10, Cs, whole genome shotgun sequence includes the following:
- the LOC104716428 gene encoding uncharacterized protein LOC104716428: MAIVGEIVEVQGLSGGKDGFRITSRLFFRVLSVSGGALNGFKLIFSCLMTSWTTLSHSVLSLAGSDRQRFSRTRLEDSIYKNTSQPPYLFLPALAQSNLSMVSLLGKVPSQPSNGQGDGLVSLQSGLSGSWCGFNGIFVCQLLSSKAWVGITDSSRSEMVLKNGQVSLPSTDH; encoded by the exons ATGGCTATTGTTGGTGAG ATCGTGGAGGTTCAAGGCCTTTCTGGAGGGAAGGATGGTTTTCGTATAACTTCGAGACTTTTCTTTCGTGTGCTCTCAGTCTCAGGTGGTGCATTAAATGG CTTCAAGCTTATTTTCTCATGCTTGATGACATCATGGACAACTCTGTCACACAGTGTGCTCAGCCTTGCTGGTTCGGACCGCCAAAG GTTTTCGAGGACACGTTTGGAAGACTCGATTTACAAGAATACCTCACAGCCTCCGTATCTTTTCCTGCCTGCCTTAGCTCAG AGTAATCTATCTATGGTCTCATTACTCGGCAAG gTTCCGAGCCAGCCAAGCAATGGCCAAGGAGACGGCCTTGTTAGCCTTCAATCAG GTCTTTCCGGTTCTTGGTGTGGGTTTAACGGGATCTTTGTTTGCCAACTTCTCTCGTCCAAAGCGTGGGTGGGGATCACAGACAG CAGCAGATCCGAGATGGTTTTGAAGAATGGACAAGTTTCATTACCTTCAACAGACCATTAA